The Brachybacterium huguangmaarense genome contains a region encoding:
- a CDS encoding alpha/beta hydrolase: MTPRESVQTLPGLTLRDLTLDVPLDRSDPARGTIEVFARVVTARGGEERPYLVFLQGGPGSEAPRPTLDPVSPPWLERALADYQVVMLDQRGTGRSTPVGLDTPLPEAFTPGDVARAGSPRTLGEASAAQRAEYLTHLRADEIVEDCEAVREALGAERWSTLGQSFGGFCTLRYLSVHADSLRETYLTGGLSAVGRHVDDVYAATWEIMIAKSEGYYRRFPGDRERMRELMARARDGEILLPTGDPVSVDRLRTLGHRLGASGGPEQLHYLLELDHRGPAFRHDLAAALPFAGRNPLYAVFHESSYADGGVTNWSADRTMPERVHEDVTLLGGEHLHRSLFREDPELRPWAETADLLAQHEWNTLYDADALRASDVPGAAAVYAVDAYVPLEFSLETAALLPRLHPWITSQYEHNGLRADGAHVMDRLIGLATGRLAL; the protein is encoded by the coding sequence ATGACCCCCCGCGAATCCGTCCAGACCCTGCCCGGCCTCACGCTGCGCGACCTCACCCTCGACGTGCCGCTCGACCGCTCCGATCCCGCGCGCGGCACGATCGAGGTGTTCGCACGCGTCGTCACCGCCCGCGGCGGCGAGGAGCGGCCCTACCTCGTCTTCCTCCAGGGCGGACCGGGCAGCGAGGCGCCCCGCCCGACCCTCGACCCCGTCTCCCCGCCGTGGCTCGAGCGCGCCCTCGCCGACTACCAGGTCGTCATGCTCGACCAGCGCGGCACCGGCCGGTCGACCCCCGTCGGCCTCGACACGCCGCTGCCCGAGGCCTTCACCCCCGGCGACGTCGCCCGGGCGGGCTCCCCGCGCACGCTCGGCGAGGCGAGCGCCGCCCAGCGCGCGGAGTACCTCACGCACCTGCGCGCCGACGAGATCGTCGAGGACTGCGAGGCCGTGCGCGAGGCCCTCGGCGCCGAGCGCTGGAGCACGCTGGGCCAGTCCTTCGGCGGCTTCTGCACCCTGCGCTACCTGAGCGTGCACGCCGACTCCCTGCGCGAGACCTACCTGACCGGCGGGCTGTCCGCCGTGGGGCGCCACGTCGACGACGTCTACGCCGCGACCTGGGAGATCATGATCGCGAAGTCCGAGGGCTACTACCGCCGCTTCCCCGGGGACCGCGAGCGCATGCGCGAGCTCATGGCCCGCGCCCGCGACGGGGAGATCCTGCTGCCCACGGGCGACCCCGTCTCCGTCGACCGCCTGCGCACGCTGGGCCACCGGCTCGGCGCCTCGGGAGGACCCGAGCAGCTGCACTACCTGCTCGAGCTCGACCATCGCGGCCCCGCCTTCCGCCACGACCTCGCCGCCGCGCTCCCCTTCGCGGGACGCAACCCCCTGTACGCCGTGTTCCACGAGTCCTCGTACGCCGACGGCGGGGTCACCAACTGGTCGGCGGACCGCACGATGCCCGAACGGGTGCACGAGGACGTGACGCTCCTGGGCGGCGAGCACCTGCACCGCTCCCTGTTCCGCGAGGACCCCGAGCTGCGGCCGTGGGCCGAGACCGCGGACCTGCTGGCCCAGCACGAGTGGAACACGCTGTACGACGCCGACGCCCTGCGGGCCTCCGACGTGCCTGGCGCGGCCGCCGTGTACGCGGTCGACGCCTACGTCCCCCTCGAGTTCTCGCTCGAGACCGCCGCCCTGCTGCCACGGCTGCACCCCTGGATCACGAGCCAGTACGAGCACAACGGCCTGCGGGCCGACGGTGCGCACGTGATGGACCGTCTGATCGGGCTCGCGACGGGGCGTCTGGCCCTCTGA
- a CDS encoding aldo/keto reductase, which translates to MTTTSPASAASAPRRGLGGFEVSPIGLGAMPVSSGRDVLPSRDRALATVHAALDAGITLIDTADIYAPAWDQMGHNEELVAEALRTYSGDTDGVVVATKGGITRSEGETWGRDGSLDYLRAALEKSLAHLGVDAVDLYYWHRPDRSIRYAEGVEALAHLRAEGLIREIGISNANVEEIDVALDVLGEGNLAAVQNQFSPVYFHTSREELDHCAAADIAFVPWSPLGGMGSGDTVARRFPAIARVAAAHSVSPQQVVLAWELSLSERVIPIPGASRPESITDSSGAMTLQLGDGERESLRSIFGEESEDADGIQFD; encoded by the coding sequence ATGACCACGACCAGCCCTGCCTCTGCCGCCTCCGCCCCGCGTCGCGGCCTCGGCGGCTTCGAGGTCTCCCCGATCGGGCTGGGCGCGATGCCCGTCTCGTCCGGCCGGGACGTCCTCCCGTCCCGTGACCGTGCGCTCGCGACCGTCCACGCCGCGCTCGACGCCGGCATCACCCTCATCGACACCGCCGACATCTATGCCCCCGCCTGGGACCAGATGGGACACAACGAGGAGCTCGTCGCCGAGGCCCTGCGCACCTACTCCGGTGACACGGACGGCGTGGTGGTCGCGACCAAGGGAGGCATCACCCGCTCCGAGGGCGAGACGTGGGGGCGCGACGGCTCCCTCGACTACCTGCGCGCAGCGCTCGAGAAGTCCCTCGCGCACCTCGGCGTCGACGCCGTCGACCTGTACTACTGGCACCGCCCCGACCGCTCGATCCGCTACGCCGAGGGCGTCGAGGCGCTCGCCCACCTGCGCGCGGAGGGCCTGATCCGCGAGATCGGCATCTCCAACGCCAACGTCGAGGAGATCGACGTGGCGCTCGACGTGCTCGGGGAGGGCAACCTCGCCGCGGTGCAGAACCAGTTCAGCCCCGTCTACTTCCACACCAGCCGTGAGGAGCTCGACCACTGCGCCGCGGCCGACATCGCGTTCGTGCCGTGGAGCCCGCTCGGCGGCATGGGCTCGGGCGACACCGTGGCCCGCCGCTTCCCGGCGATCGCGCGCGTCGCCGCCGCGCACTCCGTGAGCCCGCAGCAGGTGGTGCTCGCGTGGGAGCTGTCCCTGTCCGAGCGCGTGATCCCGATCCCCGGCGCCTCCCGGCCGGAGTCGATCACCGACTCGAGCGGGGCGATGACCCTCCAGCTGGGCGACGGCGAACGCGAGTCGCTGCGCTCGATCTTCGGCGAGGAGTCCGAGGACGCCGACGGGATCCAGTTCGACTGA
- a CDS encoding SPFH domain-containing protein: MEGAIVAIVVIVIVIVVIAIIAGLLFGGLRSSIMFTVHTQENVIVERFGKFARVARPGLNMKVPFIDNTTRPISLRIQQLEVNIESKTKDNVFVTVPVAVQYVIKEEQVVDAYYRLSNPEAQIRSYVFDTVRSALSGLNLDQAFESKDDIARNVEDTLSARMQEFGFNIVNTLVTDISPDSRVRDSMNSINAAQRDRVAAQSLAEADKIKRVTQAEAEAESKRLQGEGVAAQRKAIAMGIAEQYEMLKKVGIENSAEQLLLMTQYFDTMQDIARNGRSNVLYLPSNPGTVGAMGDEIRNAILQGQAAHDAEKIGDATERAEADRRRREDAQRRQAADRARAESAAREAERRAQQDQQGQGQAPPWARPGYSPEG; the protein is encoded by the coding sequence ATGGAAGGTGCGATCGTCGCCATCGTCGTGATCGTCATCGTCATCGTCGTCATCGCCATCATCGCCGGACTGCTGTTCGGCGGCCTGCGTTCGAGCATCATGTTCACCGTCCACACGCAGGAGAACGTGATCGTCGAGCGCTTTGGCAAGTTCGCGCGGGTCGCCCGACCCGGCCTGAACATGAAGGTCCCGTTCATCGACAACACCACTCGCCCGATCTCCCTGCGCATCCAGCAGCTCGAGGTCAACATCGAGTCCAAGACCAAGGACAACGTCTTCGTGACGGTCCCGGTCGCGGTGCAGTACGTCATCAAGGAGGAGCAGGTCGTCGATGCCTACTACCGCCTGTCCAACCCCGAGGCGCAGATCCGCTCGTACGTGTTCGACACCGTGCGCAGCGCGCTGTCTGGCCTGAACCTCGACCAGGCGTTCGAGTCCAAGGACGACATCGCCCGCAACGTCGAGGACACCCTCTCGGCGCGCATGCAGGAGTTCGGCTTCAACATCGTCAACACGCTCGTCACCGACATCTCGCCGGACTCGCGCGTGCGCGACTCGATGAACTCCATCAACGCGGCCCAGCGCGACCGGGTCGCCGCGCAGTCGCTCGCCGAGGCCGACAAGATCAAGCGCGTCACCCAGGCCGAGGCGGAGGCCGAGTCCAAGCGGCTCCAGGGCGAGGGCGTCGCCGCCCAGCGCAAGGCCATCGCGATGGGCATCGCCGAGCAGTACGAGATGCTCAAGAAGGTCGGCATCGAGAACAGCGCCGAGCAGCTGCTGCTCATGACCCAGTACTTCGACACGATGCAGGACATCGCCCGCAACGGCCGCTCGAACGTGCTCTACCTGCCCTCGAACCCGGGCACGGTGGGCGCGATGGGCGACGAGATCCGCAACGCGATCCTGCAGGGCCAGGCCGCTCACGACGCCGAGAAGATCGGCGACGCGACCGAGCGCGCGGAGGCCGACCGTCGGCGCCGCGAGGACGCCCAGCGGCGCCAGGCCGCCGATCGGGCCCGTGCCGAGTCCGCGGCGCGCGAGGCCGAGCGCCGCGCTCAGCAGGACCAGCAGGGGCAGGGCCAGGCCCCGCCGTGGGCCCGGCCCGGCTACAGCCCCGAGGGCTGA
- a CDS encoding glycoside hydrolase family 32 protein, producing MPPARPAVHLTPVDTWMNDPNGLFLRDGRWHAFYQNNPVGSAWGHMSWRHAVSDDLLTWTDLGVAIPEEDGTAIFSGSVVHDSRNTSGLAPAGGPGPLVAIYTGNVSTGDPAQHGPQVQNLAVSTDDGATWVKYVGNPVLDRGSTDFRDPQVLRHEPTGRWVMVTVEAQDHEVLLHTSVDLVHWEHASTYRDDRLDGIWECPDLVPLDAAHPEGAWLLIVSTNPHGPAGGSGTWGVPGTFDGTAFTATDAPQPLDHGPDHYAAVSFWGVDGAPLVMPWASNWDYARHAPTWPWRGTMGLARTVALEPADDGPRRLVLIPVLPAAPRPPEGPRLDPGAVHVLRLPLPPAGAAWELATPDRVELRLERTAQDTLVMRRAESALPALADDGRPKPGRPVFGDRTRTLPIPVDGERDELVLALDGCVAELLVARRDQGASPTGPMATMLFFPAEGAWELRRDW from the coding sequence GTGCCGCCTGCCCGTCCCGCCGTCCACCTCACCCCTGTCGACACCTGGATGAACGACCCCAACGGGCTGTTCCTCCGGGACGGCCGCTGGCACGCCTTCTACCAGAACAACCCCGTCGGCTCGGCGTGGGGCCACATGTCCTGGCGCCACGCCGTGAGCGACGACCTGCTCACGTGGACCGATCTCGGCGTCGCGATCCCCGAGGAGGACGGCACGGCGATCTTTTCGGGCAGCGTCGTGCACGACTCCCGGAACACGAGCGGCCTCGCCCCCGCCGGCGGGCCCGGACCCCTCGTCGCGATCTACACGGGCAACGTCTCGACGGGCGATCCCGCGCAGCACGGGCCGCAGGTCCAGAACCTCGCGGTCTCGACCGACGACGGCGCCACCTGGGTCAAGTACGTGGGCAACCCCGTGCTGGACCGCGGCTCGACCGACTTCCGCGACCCCCAGGTGCTGCGCCACGAGCCCACCGGGAGATGGGTCATGGTGACCGTCGAGGCCCAGGACCACGAGGTCCTCCTCCACACCTCGGTCGACCTCGTGCACTGGGAGCACGCCTCGACCTATCGCGACGATCGGCTCGACGGGATCTGGGAGTGCCCCGACCTGGTGCCGCTCGACGCCGCGCACCCCGAGGGCGCCTGGCTGCTGATCGTCTCGACCAACCCCCACGGCCCCGCCGGCGGCAGCGGGACCTGGGGCGTGCCGGGCACGTTCGACGGGACCGCCTTCACCGCCACCGACGCGCCGCAACCGCTCGACCACGGCCCCGACCACTACGCGGCCGTGTCCTTCTGGGGCGTCGACGGTGCACCGCTCGTGATGCCGTGGGCGAGCAACTGGGACTACGCGCGCCACGCCCCCACCTGGCCCTGGCGCGGCACGATGGGCCTCGCCCGCACCGTGGCGCTCGAGCCGGCCGACGACGGCCCGCGGCGCCTCGTGCTCATCCCCGTGCTGCCCGCCGCGCCGCGCCCGCCCGAGGGACCGAGGCTCGACCCGGGAGCGGTGCACGTGCTGCGCCTGCCCCTGCCGCCGGCCGGTGCGGCCTGGGAGCTCGCGACCCCCGACCGCGTCGAGCTGCGCCTCGAGCGCACCGCGCAGGACACGCTCGTGATGCGTCGCGCCGAGAGCGCGCTGCCCGCCCTCGCCGACGACGGGCGCCCCAAGCCGGGCCGCCCTGTGTTCGGGGACCGCACGCGCACCCTCCCGATCCCGGTGGACGGCGAGCGCGACGAGCTCGTGCTCGCCCTCGACGGATGTGTCGCCGAGCTGCTCGTGGCACGGCGCGACCAGGGCGCCTCCCCCACGGGTCCGATGGCCACGATGCTGTTCTTCCCGGCCGAGGGCGCCTGGGAGCTGCGCCGGGATTGGTAG
- a CDS encoding LacI family DNA-binding transcriptional regulator: MKQVAEQAGVSISTVSHVVNKSPDARIGDEARSRVEAAVQELGYRPNPIAKNLVKGRSNLIGLVSDSIASTPFAGQIVHGAQDEAWKRGFVLLIANTEGNAEVEAQAITMMRGYNVRGILYSTWNHRGTRLPAGLADVDRVLVNCFAEGEPAPAVVPDELGGGLEAARMLLAAGHRRLAFINTTSPSPAREGRLAGLRAALREVGAAESDLLVLDARPEQEGGYAAAEEVVRWGATGVFCHNDRVAMGLYDALRERGMRIPEEVSIVGFDNQEVIAGHLRPPLSTVALPHYELGVRGIRALLGLEPVPPTGVLTVPCPPVPRDSVAPPGSASPRAAA; the protein is encoded by the coding sequence ATGAAACAGGTGGCCGAGCAGGCCGGCGTCTCCATCTCGACCGTCTCCCACGTCGTCAACAAGAGTCCCGACGCCCGTATCGGGGACGAGGCACGGTCGCGTGTCGAGGCCGCCGTCCAGGAGCTCGGCTACCGGCCCAACCCGATCGCGAAGAACCTCGTCAAAGGCCGCAGCAACCTCATCGGGCTCGTCTCCGACTCGATCGCGAGCACCCCGTTCGCGGGACAGATCGTGCACGGCGCCCAGGACGAGGCGTGGAAGCGCGGCTTCGTCCTGCTGATCGCCAACACGGAGGGCAATGCGGAGGTCGAGGCGCAGGCGATCACCATGATGAGGGGCTACAACGTCCGGGGGATCCTCTACTCGACGTGGAACCACCGCGGCACCCGTCTGCCCGCCGGCCTCGCCGACGTCGACCGGGTGCTCGTCAACTGCTTCGCGGAGGGCGAGCCCGCGCCGGCCGTGGTCCCCGACGAGCTCGGCGGGGGCCTCGAGGCCGCACGGATGCTGCTCGCGGCGGGCCATCGTCGCCTCGCCTTCATCAACACCACGTCGCCCTCGCCCGCCCGGGAGGGGCGCCTGGCGGGACTGCGCGCGGCCCTGCGGGAGGTCGGGGCCGCGGAGAGCGACCTGCTCGTGCTCGACGCGCGCCCGGAGCAGGAAGGCGGGTACGCGGCGGCAGAGGAGGTCGTGCGCTGGGGGGCCACCGGAGTCTTCTGCCACAACGACCGGGTGGCGATGGGCTTGTACGACGCGCTGCGCGAGCGAGGCATGCGCATCCCGGAAGAGGTGTCGATCGTCGGCTTCGACAACCAGGAGGTCATCGCCGGCCACCTGCGACCTCCGCTGTCGACCGTCGCCCTTCCGCACTATGAGCTCGGCGTACGGGGGATCCGAGCCCTGCTCGGTCTCGAGCCGGTGCCGCCGACGGGCGTCCTCACGGTGCCCTGCCCCCCGGTGCCCCGCGATTCCGTGGCCCCGCCGGGTTCGGCGTCTCCTCGGGCGGCCGCCTGA
- a CDS encoding carbohydrate ABC transporter permease, translating into MTTASALEAAPGGRRLHRPRAVTALKVAYRTLIGLVLVIQVYPFVWLVLTSVRDADDFASRNPFSLPASFTLDNFARALAEGNLGHNILNSVVITGGACLLIVVCGMMGAYAIQVLDFRGSRLVRGLFLMGIVVPVQIALIPLFVDYSRVALLDTYQAVIIPLAGFALPMALYLFMSFFGYIPREIYEAASIDGAGPYRIFWRITLPMSLNTIITVVMVNAIFIWNEFIFANTFVLTDELKTIPLGLQNYIGAMGKTDWTATFAAVTITVTPLLLIFLVLSKAMIYGLESGSTKG; encoded by the coding sequence ATGACCACCGCCAGCGCTCTCGAGGCCGCCCCCGGGGGCCGCCGTCTCCACCGCCCGCGCGCCGTCACCGCCCTCAAGGTCGCCTACCGCACGCTGATCGGACTGGTCCTCGTTATCCAGGTGTATCCCTTCGTGTGGCTCGTCCTGACGAGCGTGCGCGACGCCGACGACTTCGCCTCGCGCAACCCCTTCAGCCTCCCCGCGTCCTTCACCCTCGACAACTTCGCTCGCGCCCTCGCGGAAGGGAACCTGGGGCACAACATCCTCAACAGCGTCGTCATCACGGGCGGCGCCTGCCTCCTGATCGTCGTGTGCGGCATGATGGGCGCCTACGCCATCCAGGTGCTGGACTTCCGGGGCAGCCGCCTGGTCCGGGGCCTGTTCCTGATGGGGATCGTGGTCCCGGTCCAGATCGCTCTGATCCCGCTGTTCGTCGACTACTCGCGCGTCGCGCTCCTGGACACCTACCAGGCCGTGATCATCCCGCTCGCCGGGTTCGCGCTGCCGATGGCGCTCTATCTGTTCATGTCGTTCTTCGGATACATCCCGCGGGAGATCTACGAGGCCGCGAGCATCGACGGCGCCGGGCCGTACCGGATCTTCTGGCGCATCACGCTGCCGATGTCGCTCAACACCATCATCACGGTGGTCATGGTCAACGCGATCTTCATCTGGAACGAGTTCATCTTCGCGAACACGTTCGTGCTGACCGACGAGCTCAAGACGATCCCTCTCGGGCTGCAGAACTACATCGGCGCCATGGGCAAGACCGACTGGACCGCCACCTTCGCTGCGGTCACGATCACGGTCACGCCCCTGCTGCTGATCTTCTTGGTGCTGAGCAAGGCCATGATCTACGGTCTGGAGAGCGGGTCGACGAAGGGGTGA
- a CDS encoding carbohydrate ABC transporter permease, giving the protein MLPHRSRTSVILFLLPALLLFGGGVLLPIVQSLGLSFFRWDGISPMSFVGLDNYRQLLLGDPVFWSTFANQAVYLVVCLVLQLGGGLAVASLLLTITRGREVLKVLYLLPAVISTTAIALLFQRIYSAEPMGLVNTLLSAVGLDGLARPWLSDLHTVLVAVSVPEGWRFLGLYTIILYAALLSVPRELEEAARLDGANAWQCFWKIRFPHIRPVWITTTIMATTYALRGFDVPYLLTNGGPGHASELVTTYMYKTAFTSTNYGYASAISVFIVVECLVAVGLIFALLRRKES; this is encoded by the coding sequence ATGCTCCCTCACCGCTCACGCACATCCGTCATCCTGTTCCTGCTCCCCGCTCTGCTGCTCTTCGGCGGCGGCGTCCTGCTCCCCATCGTCCAGTCGCTCGGCCTCAGCTTCTTCCGCTGGGACGGGATCAGCCCCATGTCGTTCGTCGGCCTGGACAACTACCGTCAGCTGCTGCTGGGCGACCCCGTCTTCTGGTCGACCTTCGCCAACCAGGCCGTCTACCTCGTCGTCTGTCTGGTGCTCCAGCTGGGTGGGGGACTCGCCGTCGCCTCCCTGCTGCTGACGATCACGCGAGGCCGTGAGGTCCTCAAGGTCCTCTACCTGCTGCCGGCCGTCATCTCGACCACGGCCATCGCCCTGCTGTTCCAGCGCATCTACTCGGCCGAGCCGATGGGGCTGGTCAACACGCTCCTGTCCGCCGTCGGACTGGACGGGCTGGCCCGTCCGTGGCTGTCCGACCTGCACACGGTGCTGGTCGCCGTCTCGGTTCCCGAGGGATGGAGGTTCCTGGGCCTGTACACGATCATCCTCTACGCGGCCCTGCTGTCGGTGCCGCGCGAGCTCGAGGAGGCGGCGCGGCTGGACGGCGCGAACGCGTGGCAGTGCTTCTGGAAGATCCGCTTCCCGCACATCCGGCCCGTCTGGATCACCACCACGATCATGGCCACGACCTACGCGCTGCGCGGTTTCGACGTGCCCTACCTGCTCACCAACGGCGGTCCGGGACATGCCTCGGAACTCGTCACCACCTACATGTACAAGACCGCGTTCACGAGCACGAACTACGGCTACGCGAGCGCGATCTCCGTGTTCATCGTCGTCGAGTGCCTCGTGGCCGTCGGCCTCATCTTCGCCCTGCTGCGCAGGAAGGAGTCCTGA
- a CDS encoding ABC transporter substrate-binding protein: MKRSQFLALAAAAALTPAVAACGGKSALPATSQGVDVSGEITPREISWLLSRPANGGVVTVMQRIAENYAQDHPGFALKLITTPDRPSYLQKYQTLATANQLPELFDTDATPYAQKLARQGRMIDVAALLDDFGVTDQFRPSALDYQRFDDGSLHMLPLEYGLEVFWYNKALFESAGVSVPQSLDDMPELCATLAGSGTIPIALDGQDAWPLERYMAYHPFRTAGPDYIGALKKGDATFGDEAGRLGVQWLHDLGAAGAFQDGFSSVGYADAQNLFTSGRAAIYNIGTWELPSLATTELPEAMQEAIGYFTLPVVSGGATATDEYAAPSGIGAAINAQTFDPLVKDFLRYVLENYPKLYAEQGLLGPTTIAPQIPDNALPIYQELVDEADSIGSAVLMPWDTQLDPTTNTTLQQNLVLLVQGSIGVDEFISTLDAALTANAKEYFSA, translated from the coding sequence ATGAAGCGTTCTCAGTTCCTCGCCCTGGCGGCCGCGGCCGCGCTCACCCCGGCCGTGGCGGCGTGCGGCGGCAAGTCCGCCCTCCCCGCGACGAGCCAGGGAGTCGACGTGAGCGGGGAGATCACGCCCCGCGAGATCTCCTGGCTGCTCTCACGACCAGCGAACGGCGGCGTGGTCACGGTCATGCAGCGCATCGCCGAGAACTACGCCCAGGACCATCCGGGATTCGCGCTCAAGCTCATCACGACCCCGGACCGCCCCAGCTACCTGCAGAAGTACCAGACGCTCGCGACCGCGAACCAGCTTCCCGAGCTGTTCGACACCGACGCGACGCCCTACGCCCAGAAGCTCGCGCGCCAGGGCCGGATGATCGATGTCGCCGCCCTGCTCGACGACTTCGGCGTCACCGACCAATTCCGCCCGTCGGCGCTCGACTACCAGCGCTTCGACGACGGCTCGCTGCACATGCTGCCGCTCGAGTACGGGCTCGAGGTGTTCTGGTACAACAAGGCGCTCTTCGAGTCCGCCGGCGTCTCCGTGCCGCAGTCCCTCGACGACATGCCCGAGCTGTGCGCGACGCTCGCGGGCAGCGGAACCATTCCGATCGCCCTCGACGGCCAGGACGCATGGCCGCTCGAGCGGTACATGGCCTACCACCCCTTCCGGACCGCGGGACCGGACTACATCGGGGCGCTCAAGAAGGGCGACGCGACCTTCGGCGACGAGGCGGGTCGCCTGGGCGTCCAGTGGCTGCACGACCTCGGCGCCGCCGGCGCCTTCCAGGACGGCTTCTCCTCGGTGGGCTACGCCGACGCCCAGAACCTGTTCACGTCGGGCCGGGCCGCGATCTACAACATCGGCACCTGGGAGCTGCCGAGCCTGGCGACCACGGAGCTGCCCGAGGCCATGCAGGAGGCGATCGGGTACTTCACCCTCCCCGTCGTGAGCGGCGGAGCGACCGCGACCGACGAGTACGCCGCGCCGTCCGGGATCGGGGCCGCGATCAACGCGCAGACCTTCGATCCGCTCGTCAAGGACTTCCTGCGCTACGTGCTCGAGAACTACCCGAAGCTCTACGCCGAGCAGGGCCTGCTCGGCCCCACGACGATCGCTCCGCAGATCCCTGACAACGCCCTGCCGATCTATCAGGAGCTCGTCGACGAGGCGGACTCGATCGGCAGCGCGGTGCTCATGCCGTGGGACACGCAGCTGGACCCCACGACGAACACGACCCTCCAGCAGAACCTCGTGCTCCTGGTCCAGGGCTCGATCGGGGTCGACGAGTTCATCTCGACGCTGGACGCCGCGCTGACGGCGAACGCGAAGGAGTACTTCTCCGCGTGA
- a CDS encoding glycoside hydrolase family protein — protein sequence MQSSPFFRPSPDWVGDVIPYMDGDTLRLYYLRESRTSPKPGTPWALATTQDLTTFEDRGVALVGGGPDAADFNAYTGSIVRDDDGLHHLFYTGQNPALTGEDGRPLQVVMHATSPDLEAWTKLPDDTFGASEGYETSDWRDPFVYRTSPDGPWQMILAARHDHGPSRRRGLIARLTSTDLCRWEPTTPLWDPHQAIAHECPEIFRLGDWWYLVHSEFSDSFVTRYRMSRSPEGPWISPALDTLDGRSFYAAKSADVHGRRVFIGWIASRAGDTDDGPWQWAGTMSLLEAVPREDGTLDFGIPDETFSAFPEPGPISLTPCVTAPDGYACDVGEHELPRRAHVRVELEATPDTSGYGLLLRCSGDGENGYALRIEPRRRRMVLDRWPRPTTGTEQWQISGDVPHAIELERPLDLPDHDDRPHTLDVLMWDDILVVSFDRRVCLSTRIHDHVSGRLGAFVTDGSLRLHRLDLHHAPDQHA from the coding sequence GTGCAGAGCTCCCCCTTCTTCCGCCCCTCCCCCGACTGGGTGGGCGACGTCATCCCCTACATGGACGGCGACACCCTCCGGCTCTACTACCTCCGGGAGAGCCGCACCTCCCCCAAACCCGGCACCCCCTGGGCGCTGGCCACGACGCAGGACCTCACGACGTTCGAGGACCGAGGCGTCGCGCTCGTCGGCGGCGGTCCGGACGCCGCGGACTTCAACGCCTACACCGGCAGCATCGTCCGCGATGACGACGGCCTCCACCACCTCTTCTACACGGGCCAGAACCCGGCCCTGACGGGTGAGGACGGCCGTCCCCTCCAGGTGGTCATGCACGCGACCAGCCCCGATCTCGAGGCCTGGACCAAGCTCCCGGACGACACCTTCGGCGCCTCCGAGGGGTACGAGACCTCCGACTGGCGGGACCCCTTCGTGTACCGGACCTCCCCGGACGGCCCGTGGCAGATGATCCTCGCCGCGCGGCACGACCACGGGCCCTCACGACGACGCGGCCTGATCGCGCGCCTGACGAGCACCGACCTGTGCCGCTGGGAGCCCACGACCCCGCTCTGGGATCCCCACCAGGCGATCGCCCACGAGTGCCCGGAAATCTTCCGGCTCGGCGACTGGTGGTACCTCGTGCACTCGGAGTTCTCGGACTCCTTCGTCACGCGCTATCGGATGTCCCGCAGCCCCGAGGGCCCCTGGATCTCCCCGGCCCTCGACACGCTCGACGGGCGATCCTTCTACGCCGCGAAGTCCGCCGACGTCCACGGACGACGCGTGTTCATCGGCTGGATCGCGAGCCGGGCGGGCGACACCGACGACGGCCCCTGGCAGTGGGCCGGCACGATGTCGCTGCTCGAGGCCGTCCCCCGGGAGGACGGCACGCTCGACTTCGGCATCCCCGACGAGACCTTCTCTGCCTTCCCCGAGCCCGGGCCCATCTCCCTGACACCCTGCGTGACCGCACCGGACGGCTATGCCTGCGACGTCGGCGAGCACGAGCTGCCCCGTCGCGCGCACGTCCGCGTCGAGCTGGAGGCGACACCGGACACGAGCGGCTACGGCCTCCTGCTGCGCTGCTCGGGCGACGGCGAGAACGGCTACGCGCTGCGCATCGAGCCGCGACGACGACGCATGGTGCTCGATCGCTGGCCTCGACCGACGACCGGCACCGAGCAGTGGCAGATCTCGGGCGACGTCCCTCACGCGATCGAGCTCGAGAGGCCGCTCGACCTCCCGGATCACGACGACCGCCCCCACACTCTCGACGTCCTCATGTGGGACGACATCCTCGTCGTCTCGTTCGACCGGCGCGTCTGCCTGTCCACCCGCATCCACGATCACGTCTCCGGCCGCCTCGGCGCCTTCGTGACCGACGGATCGCTCCGCCTCCACCGTCTCGATCTGCATCACGCACCCGACCAGCACGCCTGA